In a genomic window of Candidatus Thiothrix sulfatifontis:
- a CDS encoding HAD hydrolase-like protein, whose protein sequence is MPEKLIVRDWRQVRAWLEPRLHGIRMISLDIFDTVLGRYVGDPAEVQHAVCRAVSARTGLAAATVWQARQQAEQALRAEAVQAGFDHECCYRDMLTRWVEALGLEADARLAPFIRQTELDLEAATLHVKRDAQVFMDWVREQGIEIIAISDMYLDGEMLHELLRRLGIVDYFTAVYVSADFKLGKYSGRLFEKMLQVKGLAAQQVVHIGDNPISDRRMACRTGIQGVWLYEKAELRRRERQTLSAQMAQRGGIWQGRHFFECVETRSQQQDSLKPRDFFFRYGRDVLGPAFSVFMQGLQERLQQQANAGKPLEKLLFVARDGFLFERLYRTTGMTIPAEYVYLSRRVITAAATADGLSREQALVAFYNPKQQGLASVCKVYGLPEAALQPLATRHGFVDFSAPLHDWDDVRLHHFLQDQNVQAIIRATGQQHRALLQRYLEQVGFFDHQRIALVDIGWNGTVQKFLKQAFGARADFPQLHGYYFAFVPKLYADFGENNTCEGIVHDSRRGNACERIPAEFEEIFEQGARSHEATTIAYAEQDGRVVPVLKADTAPDRQAEILCNPLVAQMQQGILHHWEHFCAVQQLTGYASQQLLPYVHGLLERAVVYPTTEEIHALTQLVHTEDFGHDHVLALANQAVGWGDLLRPHRLWQRLEISAWRYALFEKIPTGMANFAFRVAYLHAVKK, encoded by the coding sequence ATGCCTGAAAAGCTGATTGTACGCGATTGGCGGCAAGTTCGTGCCTGGCTGGAACCGCGTCTCCACGGTATTCGGATGATTTCCTTGGATATTTTTGACACCGTGCTGGGGCGTTACGTAGGCGATCCCGCTGAAGTGCAACACGCGGTATGTCGCGCAGTGAGTGCGCGTACTGGACTCGCGGCGGCAACGGTGTGGCAAGCGCGGCAGCAAGCGGAACAAGCATTGCGGGCGGAAGCGGTGCAAGCGGGTTTTGACCATGAATGTTGTTACCGCGATATGCTTACCCGTTGGGTGGAGGCGCTGGGGTTGGAGGCGGATGCCAGGTTAGCACCGTTTATCCGTCAAACCGAATTGGATTTGGAAGCCGCTACCTTGCACGTTAAACGCGATGCGCAGGTATTCATGGATTGGGTGCGCGAACAAGGCATTGAGATTATCGCCATCTCCGATATGTATTTGGATGGCGAGATGTTGCATGAATTGCTCCGACGCCTTGGCATTGTCGATTATTTTACGGCTGTGTACGTCTCGGCGGATTTTAAGCTGGGGAAATACAGCGGGCGCTTGTTCGAGAAAATGTTGCAAGTCAAAGGCTTGGCGGCGCAACAGGTGGTACACATTGGCGACAATCCGATTTCCGATCGGCGCATGGCGTGTCGCACCGGCATTCAAGGCGTTTGGTTGTATGAGAAAGCCGAATTGCGTCGCCGCGAACGTCAAACCTTGTCCGCACAGATGGCGCAACGTGGCGGCATCTGGCAAGGGCGGCATTTTTTTGAATGCGTGGAAACCCGTAGCCAGCAGCAAGACAGTTTGAAACCGCGTGATTTCTTTTTTCGCTACGGGCGTGATGTGTTAGGGCCCGCGTTCAGTGTGTTTATGCAGGGCTTGCAGGAACGTCTGCAACAGCAAGCCAATGCAGGCAAGCCGTTAGAAAAGCTGCTGTTTGTGGCGCGTGATGGGTTTTTATTTGAGCGTTTGTATCGCACGACGGGGATGACGATTCCTGCCGAATACGTGTATTTGTCGCGCCGCGTGATTACTGCCGCAGCAACGGCTGACGGTTTGAGTCGGGAACAGGCGTTGGTGGCGTTTTATAACCCGAAACAGCAGGGCTTGGCATCGGTTTGCAAGGTTTACGGTTTGCCGGAAGCGGCGTTGCAACCCTTGGCAACACGGCACGGTTTCGTGGATTTCAGTGCGCCGCTTCACGATTGGGACGACGTGCGCTTGCATCATTTTCTGCAAGATCAAAATGTTCAGGCCATTATCCGTGCCACAGGTCAGCAGCACCGGGCGTTATTGCAGCGGTATTTGGAGCAAGTGGGTTTCTTCGACCATCAGCGCATCGCTTTGGTGGACATTGGTTGGAATGGCACGGTGCAGAAATTTCTCAAGCAAGCGTTTGGGGCGCGTGCGGATTTTCCGCAACTGCATGGCTATTACTTTGCGTTTGTGCCGAAGTTGTACGCGGATTTTGGTGAGAACAATACCTGCGAAGGCATTGTGCACGATTCACGGCGTGGCAATGCGTGTGAGCGGATTCCGGCGGAATTTGAGGAGATTTTTGAGCAAGGGGCGCGTTCGCACGAGGCCACCACGATTGCGTATGCCGAACAGGATGGGCGGGTTGTGCCGGTGTTGAAAGCGGATACGGCACCGGATCGGCAGGCGGAAATTTTGTGTAACCCGTTGGTGGCGCAAATGCAGCAAGGCATCTTGCACCATTGGGAGCATTTTTGCGCTGTTCAGCAACTGACGGGGTACGCTAGTCAACAATTGTTGCCTTATGTGCATGGCTTGCTGGAGCGTGCGGTGGTGTACCCAACGACGGAGGAAATCCATGCGTTGACGCAGTTGGTGCATACCGAAGATTTCGGGCATGACCATGTGTTGGCGCTGGCGAATCAGGCGGTGGGTTGGGGCGATTTATTACGCCCGCATCGTTTGTGGCAGCGCTTGGAAATCAGTGCTTGGCGTTATGCGCTGTTTGAGAAAATTCCTACCGGCATGGCGAATTTCGCGTTTCGTGTCGCGTATTTGCACGCCGTAAAAAAATAA
- a CDS encoding glycosyltransferase family 2 protein, with protein sequence MMDNARVQILLSTWNGERWLPELLASLEKQTFQDWQLLIRDDGSTDQTLRILLKWQAAHPDKLAGLLLDGSHLGSKLSFSRLVEASTAPCLLFCDQDDVWFPEKVELQYTALRRLEAQYGEATPLLVHSDLVVVDEERAIQAVSFWDYRAFEVAQRKQAYLLNNVVTGCATAFNRAAAELAFPVPVYALEHDRWLALVCAWFGQIQALPHPLLLYRQHDENAIGAEPATVNGLSTRVDGWSQQAEVFLHRFGERLNAEDFKLVTAVAGLRYLHGWKRRQHILHHRLFKPGVLNNVALLLFA encoded by the coding sequence ATGATGGATAACGCACGGGTACAGATTTTACTGTCCACCTGGAACGGTGAGCGTTGGCTGCCGGAGTTATTGGCTTCGCTGGAAAAACAGACGTTTCAAGATTGGCAATTGCTGATTCGGGATGATGGCTCGACTGACCAAACGTTGCGCATTTTATTGAAATGGCAAGCGGCACACCCGGATAAGTTGGCGGGTTTGTTGCTGGATGGCAGTCATTTGGGGAGCAAGCTGAGTTTTAGCCGCTTGGTGGAAGCCAGCACCGCGCCGTGTCTGCTGTTTTGTGATCAGGATGATGTGTGGTTTCCCGAAAAAGTGGAGCTGCAATACACCGCGTTGCGGCGTTTGGAAGCGCAATACGGTGAGGCGACGCCGCTGTTGGTGCATTCGGATTTGGTGGTGGTGGATGAGGAACGTGCCATACAAGCGGTATCGTTTTGGGATTACCGCGCTTTTGAAGTGGCGCAGCGCAAGCAGGCGTATTTGCTGAACAATGTGGTGACAGGGTGTGCCACGGCATTTAATCGCGCGGCAGCAGAGTTGGCGTTTCCAGTGCCCGTGTATGCGCTGGAACATGATCGCTGGTTGGCGTTGGTGTGTGCGTGGTTTGGGCAAATACAGGCATTGCCGCATCCTTTATTGCTGTATCGCCAGCATGATGAGAATGCGATCGGGGCGGAACCTGCCACTGTTAATGGGTTAAGTACACGGGTGGATGGTTGGAGCCAGCAAGCGGAAGTGTTCTTGCACCGTTTTGGCGAGCGGCTGAATGCCGAGGATTTCAAATTGGTGACGGCAGTGGCGGGGCTACGCTATTTGCACGGTTGGAAACGGCGGCAACACATTTTACACCATCGGCTGTTCAAACCGGGTGTATTAAACAATGTGGCGCTGCTGCTATTTGCATAA
- a CDS encoding glycosyltransferase, with product MTTIIQRPDVAVIVLTRNAGRLWPEWIKALQHQTVQAGRYLVIDSLSEDHTAELAAAAGLEVQRIHPRDFSHGGTRQLATELCPDAEFLVYLTQDAILKQADSLEQLLKHAADDSQVGMVYGRHLPRADADHLERHARGFTYPATSSVRDRDSFKTLGYRAAFASDVYAVYRASALRSIGGFPEHIIVSEDSYVAAQLLLAGWKTVYSAESTVEHSHRYSLVQIFRRYFDVGVFHASEQPLMQAVGAPDREAGTYVRSLIHYLYVRQKGLLPLAALQTFVKLMGFRLGQRYRQLPVSVCRMISVQRAYWGREEGVCNTSLRVEMGRGVLHTPLLDASKHLKCDKTAKILLQNLDRERLEY from the coding sequence ATGACAACAATAATTCAGCGCCCTGATGTGGCAGTGATCGTCTTAACCCGCAATGCGGGGCGTTTGTGGCCGGAATGGATTAAGGCGCTTCAGCACCAAACCGTGCAGGCCGGGCGTTATTTGGTGATTGATTCGCTCTCAGAAGATCACACGGCGGAACTGGCAGCGGCGGCGGGTTTGGAAGTGCAGCGGATTCATCCGCGCGATTTCAGTCACGGCGGTACGCGCCAGTTGGCGACGGAATTGTGCCCTGATGCGGAATTTCTGGTGTATTTGACGCAAGATGCCATTTTGAAACAAGCGGATTCGCTGGAACAATTGCTCAAGCACGCCGCTGACGATAGCCAGGTGGGAATGGTGTACGGGCGGCATTTACCGCGTGCGGATGCGGATCATTTGGAACGCCATGCGCGGGGGTTTACGTATCCGGCAACGTCTTCGGTGCGTGACCGTGACAGTTTCAAAACCTTGGGGTATCGGGCGGCGTTTGCGTCGGATGTGTACGCGGTGTATCGGGCGAGTGCGTTGCGCAGTATCGGTGGCTTTCCCGAACACATTATTGTGAGTGAAGACAGTTATGTGGCGGCGCAGCTGTTGCTGGCGGGGTGGAAAACGGTGTATTCGGCGGAAAGTACCGTGGAACATTCGCACCGTTATTCGTTGGTGCAGATTTTCCGGCGTTATTTTGACGTGGGGGTGTTTCATGCGTCGGAACAGCCCTTGATGCAAGCGGTGGGTGCGCCCGATCGTGAGGCAGGTACGTATGTGCGTTCGCTGATTCATTATTTATATGTGCGCCAGAAAGGGTTATTGCCGTTGGCGGCGTTGCAGACCTTCGTGAAATTGATGGGGTTTCGTTTGGGGCAGCGTTACCGGCAATTACCCGTGAGTGTTTGCCGGATGATTAGCGTGCAACGTGCGTATTGGGGGAGAGAAGAGGGCGTATGCAATACGTCCCTACGGGTAGAGATGGGTAGGGGCGTCTTGCATACGCCCCTTTTAGATGCTTCGAAGCACCTAAAGTGTGACAAAACAGCAAAAATTTTGTTACAGAATCTTGACAGAGAACGGCTTGAATATTAG
- the rplM gene encoding 50S ribosomal protein L13 — protein MKTFSAKPAEVKRDWFVVDAEGKALGRLASEVARRLRGKHKPEYTPHVDTGDYIVIINADKVGITGNKAKDKTYYHHTGYIGNMRAFTFEKMQQRAPGRVIELAVKGMLPKNPLGRAMYRKMKIYAGTEHNHQAQQPQALDF, from the coding sequence ATGAAAACATTCAGTGCAAAGCCAGCTGAGGTAAAACGCGATTGGTTCGTCGTTGATGCCGAAGGCAAGGCGCTAGGCCGTTTGGCCTCCGAAGTTGCCCGGCGTTTGCGTGGCAAGCACAAGCCAGAATATACCCCGCACGTTGATACTGGCGACTATATCGTTATTATCAATGCTGATAAAGTTGGTATCACGGGTAACAAAGCCAAAGACAAAACTTACTATCACCATACCGGCTATATCGGTAATATGCGTGCTTTCACCTTTGAAAAAATGCAACAACGTGCGCCGGGTCGAGTCATTGAACTCGCAGTCAAAGGCATGTTGCCAAAAAATCCATTGGGTCGCGCCATGTACCGTAAGATGAAAATTTACGCTGGCACAGAACATAACCACCAAGCACAGCAGCCACAAGCGCTGGACTTTTGA
- the rpsI gene encoding 30S ribosomal protein S9, giving the protein MAETQYYGTGRRKSSSARVFMRAGSGTITVNGKALGDFFGRQTASMVVRQPLYTVNMAEKFDINVTVAGGGITGQSGAIRLGIARALLQYDETLRGELKSEGFLTRDARKVERKKVGLRKARRAVQFSKR; this is encoded by the coding sequence ATGGCTGAAACACAATATTACGGCACGGGTCGTCGCAAATCTTCATCAGCTCGCGTGTTTATGCGTGCAGGTAGCGGTACGATTACGGTTAATGGTAAAGCATTGGGTGACTTTTTTGGTCGCCAAACGGCCAGCATGGTCGTGCGTCAACCGCTGTACACCGTCAACATGGCTGAGAAATTCGACATTAACGTCACGGTTGCGGGCGGTGGTATCACGGGTCAATCCGGCGCTATCCGCCTTGGCATTGCGCGTGCATTGCTGCAATACGACGAAACCCTGCGCGGCGAATTGAAGTCTGAAGGCTTCTTGACGCGTGACGCACGTAAAGTTGAACGTAAGAAAGTCGGCTTGCGCAAAGCACGTCGCGCTGTACAGTTCTCCAAGCGTTAA
- a CDS encoding porin, with protein sequence MKKLLVIAVATALIAPAAAMADTTLYGKVHATVGNVETVTKGVETSETVVESHDSRFGIKGSTSLDNGLSATYGLELDVNLDEKGTVGANRNKFVGLKGGFGEIRVGTHDTPGKLATAGLDAFGDTYGDMKNIISSDGDRVNNVVAYINKFGPVGFAAAHSTNVGGDDATTAENAANTLMANYSTGPFYGALGVTAIDDTAETTKANIGLGYKSEAGHFVNYVSEGVVKDGTPAADDEANVYLAGGFKIGAATLKGAVGVGERDGAGEETQATLGVDYSLGKKTSAYLLLNDNTNIGRVATGTEDSKSAAVVGLVSEF encoded by the coding sequence ATGAAAAAATTACTCGTAATCGCAGTTGCTACTGCACTGATCGCCCCTGCTGCGGCAATGGCTGATACTACTCTGTACGGCAAAGTGCACGCTACTGTTGGTAACGTTGAAACTGTTACTAAAGGCGTAGAAACCTCTGAAACTGTCGTAGAAAGCCACGATTCGCGTTTCGGTATTAAAGGTTCCACTTCACTCGACAACGGCCTGAGTGCAACTTACGGCTTGGAACTTGACGTGAATTTGGATGAGAAAGGCACTGTAGGCGCTAATCGTAACAAGTTTGTTGGCTTGAAAGGCGGCTTCGGTGAAATTCGCGTTGGTACTCACGATACCCCAGGGAAACTGGCTACTGCTGGTCTGGATGCTTTCGGTGATACCTATGGCGATATGAAAAACATCATCTCTTCTGATGGTGATCGCGTAAACAACGTCGTTGCTTACATCAACAAGTTTGGTCCTGTAGGTTTTGCTGCTGCTCACTCAACAAATGTTGGTGGTGACGATGCTACAACGGCTGAAAATGCTGCTAACACCTTGATGGCTAACTACAGCACTGGCCCTTTCTACGGTGCATTGGGTGTCACTGCTATTGATGACACTGCTGAAACCACTAAAGCGAATATTGGCCTTGGCTATAAGTCTGAAGCTGGTCATTTTGTCAACTATGTGTCTGAAGGCGTTGTAAAAGACGGTACTCCTGCTGCTGATGATGAGGCTAACGTATATCTTGCTGGTGGTTTCAAAATTGGCGCTGCTACCCTGAAGGGGGCTGTAGGTGTAGGTGAGCGTGACGGTGCTGGTGAAGAAACGCAAGCCACTTTGGGTGTTGATTACAGCTTGGGTAAGAAAACTTCTGCTTACTTGCTGTTGAATGACAACACCAACATTGGTCGTGTTGCGACTGGCACGGAAGACTCCAAGAGTGCTGCTGTAGTTGGTTTAGTTAGCGAATTCTAA
- a CDS encoding BrnT family toxin, translated as MQFEWDENKALRNEKKHKVSFREALTVFGDPLEMTMNDPAHSEGEYRFLSIGRSINGRLLVVSYTERYDDHIRIISAREATKQEEQQYEN; from the coding sequence ATGCAATTTGAGTGGGATGAAAATAAGGCATTGCGTAATGAGAAGAAGCACAAAGTGTCATTTCGGGAGGCGTTGACGGTGTTTGGTGATCCGCTGGAGATGACTATGAACGACCCTGCACATTCCGAAGGCGAGTATCGGTTTCTGAGTATCGGGCGTTCGATAAATGGACGCTTACTTGTCGTTTCGTATACGGAAAGGTACGATGACCATATTCGCATTATCAGTGCCAGAGAGGCAACCAAGCAGGAGGAGCAGCAATATGAAAACTGA